In Mobula birostris isolate sMobBir1 chromosome 2, sMobBir1.hap1, whole genome shotgun sequence, the genomic stretch CTGTAAAACTCTAAACTGGTTGGGATCAACATTTATTAGGCAGAACCTTACCAAGCCCGGGATCTTATTGCCCTACACCTCAATGTACTGTACATTCTGGGCTTTTATCAATAGAGTGTAAAAGTAGGGAAGTTTTGCTAAATTGTTATAAAACACTGGTCCAGAGTCATCTGGAGTATTAGCTTCAGTTCTACTTGGTACATTACAAGACAGTGAAGACATCGATGAGGGTCCAGCAAGCACAGCAAGGATTCACAAAAATGGTTCCTGGAGTAGCTGTTAAAAGAATAGATGAGAGGCTGGGATTACATTCCTTGGAGAAGGCTGAAGGAAGATTTAACAGATGTACagtatataagaagatataagAAGGGATAGTGAGAGGCTGTTTGCTTTGGAGGAAAGGTTGAAGACTAAACGACATagatataaaataaaaataattaagaaAAAACCTTTTATACAGTGTGCAGTTGGAATCCAGCGCACACTGTTGCAGGTGTATGAGGACAGGTTCTAtagaagccatcaggagggaacTGGCTAACTGAAGTAAAATTGCAAGGCTACCAAGAAGGGATAGCAGGTGGAGCTAGAGCTACTTTGATGCGTGCAGACGTTATGACCCAAAAGGCTCCTGTTGCATTGTAAGCATTCCATGATCAGCAAAATAATGCACCCTCCACTTTCTTGGCTGACAAAGCTGTGATGGTAATTAAATGTTTCTAAATACAATATTTGGCTTTTGAAAAACttaaaaaaagtaaattaaagTTAAAAATTTATCAAACAAAGCAATTAAAGAACATTCTTCCATCTGGTTCCCTCCATCCAAACAAAAGAGCATATAAATGAAAAATCTGACAAATTTTGGCAGACACAGTTCACAGCAAGAATTTCCAGTTCAACAAACTGGAAAACTGTTGAAAATTATCAGATCTGAACAAGGATAACTCTATATCTTTAGAAAACTAAATGGCACCCAAACATGCTGGTTTAAATTTCTTTTCTGTTTGAATTAAACTAAATTCAAATTCCAGCTTAATCTAGTGTCCTTCCACATAGAGGCTAATCTTTCATAGACTGGCTCAGAATGTACACCAGTGTTCTGGGTGCAACTGTTTACATATTTTCTTATCTGTCATTATATGCTGAGATCAGCCTTTCCAACTCTAACAGTCTTGGTTTGTCACTGCATCCTACATTTCCTTGTCATTGCCTTAAAAAAAACCTTTGAGATAATCCTTGTTTGATATTTAGAGGAAATCTGCTTCTCTCTTCCCCATGTATCATGGACCCCATGAGCTACAAGAATTCTCTGGCAAACAGAAAGTTGTGCAATTATTACACTATAGCCTTGCTTCTTAATGTTGCTATGTaacgccctggttaagatttttactgctatgctgtaggtacctcattttagagcagtttgttctgcttttagcatgtttgggtttgagctaaagataaAGGGCTatattgttcaacttaggaatgttgtgtcagccaatcaggatgtcagaattgggagaaggttctagaggacgctgggtggagaggtttttgtgacAGACACTGGGGTGGGTCAAGGTCCTGttggcgggagctgggagaagacaggagggaaggtgacagaggatgccatccctgttgcacaaggtgcttagtgcagatgaatggtttcaaggaggaaggaccaatactcccgtgGGGGAGCCTGTTTGTTAGAGATGGACTTCGagcgacattcggaaggtggtgtgtactACAATGCAGACCGTGGATCCAGCGCATCAGTTAAAGACAACCCCAATTTacgtgcacatttggactgggttaactttCAAGGGCCCTTTTTtatttttttgcttttatatttcctaCTAACTCttcgataaagctgaaatttgtaaatatactttctttataattgtatgcagtgtacgacATATTATTTCTTGCCGATGTCTAATTGCTTGGGGGCAGTACTTACGCAATATTTGCACAGATTGGGGTTCAGGTGGTCAAGGCATCCCAATTTCCCGGTTTTGGTGCGACCCAAGTTGTACGGAgtttgagaaaggtggttttctcaccgcTGTCCAAtggctgttagcgaggggctaatTGCCATATTTCTATGGATGCCCGGTAAAAACGGGTTTCACTGTGGGGGCTGTCGTCCGAGATTTGATTCACTGAATACTGTGTATTAGCTGTAAGAATTGATTAAGTTGTATGTTTAAGCCTGTGTTTAAACTAGTGTCCAGGAAAGTGATTAAGATGCTTGATTATAGATGACGCAGAGATTAAGTTTTGGTGTGATGCAAAGAGATTATCCACAACTAATGCTTGTGTTTTGAGCGGGCTGGATATCTGCAGTCCAGATGAATTGTTGATTTGGgttttaagtactgttaaagtatTAAGCAATGTTACTCTCATTGAACGGCATTTTGATCAATTGGCTGGTAAGGATGTTGCGTTAGTCCAGACTAGCAAAGACATGACGGGAGTAGATCTGCCTGGTGCGATAAGAGAGGCGGGGCTGTTGGCTGTCCATACCTTTAGAGAAGAGAGGAGTGTAGGCGAGGGTGAAGAATTGGGAGACGAGTTTCCCCATAGCTGAGGACggagactttaaagacaagtttCTCTCGTTTCTGCGAAATGAGGGAAGGAGTTCTCTGACGTGAAAGGTCTAACGAGCCCTTAAGCAGTTGACTTAAATTCTGAGCTCGTTTTGGCTATTACATCACTAGTTGATAAATGCAGGAGTATATCTGCGGAGAGCCTGGGAGTGTTCTCTGGGGTCAAGCCTACCTCCGATGGGGAAGAAGAATATGAGACTTGGGCTGAGCAGAAATCTCAGTTACTTGATGAACGACAGTGCTCGGATAATATGGAAAAAACTGGGACTGGTAGAGAGCTTAAAAGTCCCAGTTGCTGATATAGTGAGGTTCCTCAAGGCAGAAAATCCATTAGCCAAGGTAGCTAATTATCTGCAAGCTCTAGCATTTTGGCATTTGTGAAAGTGCTGCCGATTTTAGGATGAAGTTTTGGCACAGAttccaggaggaaggagagaagttGTCTGCCTACattttcaggttggagaagctgTTGCACTGTTTGTGCCACAATTCAACTGTCTGAGAACAATTGCTTCAGCATGGAGCAAGTTATGAAGGGTGCACTGTCACATGACGTGATTGTTCTAGTATTCAAATGACCCCCAAAGTGCGCCCTCCTTAATCTTTTGCCGAGTTACTCTGAGAAGTTAGAGAGGAAGAAAACGCAATGGAGGAGCAGAAGGCCTCTGTCAGCAGGGCAAAGTCCTCAGTAGTAGCCTCTGTTGCTAAAGCGGCCCCTGATACCACACAAGAGGGGGGTTTGCAGGATGCCGTGAAAGACCTGAGGGCCAAGGTATCTTGGATGATATCGGTTGGTGCTGCCACCGAACATGATAAGGTGAAAGGAAGCTGGACCCACTGGTGGGATGTACCAAGGCCAGGGCTGCAACTGAATGGGGACCCTTGACCAGGGAAGTGACtggtattttctgttacaactgtggagGAGATAGATATTTCAAGCGGGAGTGTGAAGTACAGGAAAATCTTCAGGAAGTAAATCAGCAGTTAATTAAACCGTGAAGAAAAGGGGTAAAACTACAGAGGGACCCAGTAGAGGAATGGGCTGATGTTTCGGAGAGGATACGTTCCTATCAGTGTATCAAGAGAAATACTACAGTGCCAAACACTACTCTTGAAGGTTTAGTGGGACCAAGCTCTGATGTATCCATATGGATTGAAGGTGTTTATGCTAGAGCCACacttgacacaggttctcaagttACTTTGCTTTATAGATCCTTTTACAACTGGTATTTGACACATTTACCACTAACCTCAGTACCCTTGAGATTTGGGGGCTTAGTGCTGATGAGTATTAATATGTTCGTTGCTTGTCGTTGAAGCTGGAGCTTTCGGAAGCAAATGTCAGAGTAACCGAGACTATTGACACATCAGACTGGATCTGACTACAAAGGATGGAGCTTCCATTATTGTGGGAACAAATACTGCCATTATGAGAAGGCTTGTAGGAGCATGCaaggagggaaatggagagaagtttttgaaaaccttgtccattcaccctgtgttcagAATTGCTTTTCAGAAGGTGCAAGTTCCTTCTAAGCAGGATGAGCAGAAGTAAGGAATTGTGTGGTACACCCAGTCAAAACCTGTCATGTTACCTCCCTGAGGAGTAGTTAGAATGACAGGAACCCCCAAATTTGCCAGAATGTCCAAGTAAAGGAAAGGGAGATTAACTGAGATGTTTGGAGTCAAAGATGTGTTTTCTGCTGATGAATCTTTAGTTAATTACTCCAGGAGTACTTGCCACACTGTTAGAGCGACGGAGGACACCCCTTTCCGAGAGAGGTCTCACCGGTTAGCACCAACGGAGGTTGAAGATGTTTTGgcagcacctgcttagactgGAGGAAGTTAAGTTCAGTTATGGAGCAGGGGGACCTGAGTTGCTGGAAGACATGGATGATAGATGGGGGAGGCACTCTCTAGTAGACAGGAAGGGTCACAAGGGGTGGCTGGAAGAGCCAAAGATAGGATAAGGAGAACTCAAAAGAGTCAAGAAacccccagataggctggcctatgatGCACTGAGGGAACAGTGTTGCATCTAATCCcctagtgagatatgtcactaccatttacaaatggattggagatCCTGACATCACAAAATTCCTTTGAAAACTATGTTGCTAATGATGGGTTGAtaaatttcaaagtcatgagAACATGACTCTTtttggtggggagagagtgttaaCACCCCAGTTAAGAGTTTTACTCCCATGCTGTAGGTATcgcattttagcagttctgtaagagcaatctGTTCTACTCTTCGTAGGTTTGGGTTTGAACTAAAGATGAGGGgctatgttgttcaacttaggaatgtcgtgtcagccaatcaggacggtggaattgggagaaggttctagagaacgtTGGACGGAGAGGTTTTTGTGATGAACACGTGTGGATTAAGATCTTTTTGGTGGGAgctgagagaagacaggagggaaggtgACAGAAGATGctatccctgttgcacaaggtgcttagTGCAGacgaatggcttcaaggaggaaggaccaatactcccgtgGGGGGAGTCTGTTTGCTTGAGGTGGATTTCGAGCGACATTCAGAGATAGTGTGTGCTGTCACGCAGACCGTGGGTCCAACGCTTCAGTTAaaaacaacttcaagatgagctccaacttatgtgcacacttggactgggttaactgtaatgggccctttttttttgcttttcttttcCAACTAACttcgataaagctgaaatttctaagtatgctttctttgtaattgtatgcagtgtatgatctgttCTTTCTTCCCAGTGGCTAATTGGATGGGGGCAGTACTAACCCAGATCAGGGTTTGGGTGGTCGCGACATCCCAACTTCCCAGTTTTGGTGGGACCCAACTCATACCGACCAGAGACTTATAGACtttgagaaaggtggttttctcaccgctgagtccaGTGGATGTTAGCAAGGGGCAAAGGAGCCACATTTCTATAGATGCctagtaaaaaggggtttcactaAACATGAAAATTTATTCAAATATAAACACCAGTTATAATACACATTTGTATTTATTACAGTATTTTTTGTGTCTTATACAGTTTACCTATGACTATTGGGATGACTGTATTGTTAATGGGTGCACATGTTTATATCGGGGTTCAATATTCACATACAGAGTACAGTTATACGGATTTCGGCATTCTGCCCGGTGCAGTCTAGTAACCTCTAGCCGTATTTCTTCCAGAGATTTGGAGGAAGTGaggtttatttctgtttcccctgTGAAATCTGGATTTTCAGGATGAAGTTCATCCCCAGGATACAAGGCGGCAAAACCATCAGATGCCATTAGTCGGACTGAAAGCCATCGTTCACAACCTTCCACAGAACGATCTTGGCTAAACCTCTGCAAACCTTGAAGGCAGTGAAATCGGCAAAGTCTTCCTATCTCATACCATTGTGGGGGAGGAACGTAGAGTTTCTCAGATTGGTAATGCTCTATCGCCTCAATAGGAGTCATCCAACTGTGAGAAATTATTTCACGACCATCATGTACAGTGAAAGGAATTTCTTCCAAACAACAAATAAAGAATGCAGTATCAAATCTCCTTCTCTGAAAAGTGGGAGTCAACCAATTACTCCATTCCTTCAATGCCCAAATATTTGGTAAACAGTCCAACTCTTTGCACAGTTTTATAAAATTTGCTGCATTTTCCCGCACAAGAGGCCTCCAACTTGCAAGTTTATTTTGGCTATATTGTGTAAGCTGTATGATCCCACAGTTGATCAAATCTTTATCAGAGTGATTTGGCTTCACAAGGAGTACCCCCGTCTCTTCAAAAGTTTCCCTAATGGCACAAATATGGAAAGCTACCTCCCCAGGTATTTGAGATCTTAGCTTTCTcctgtctgtggcaaagattGGAGACCTCCTAGCTGTTTGTTTGACTGCATCCAGCTTAAAGTTGGGTGACTGGCAAAAAGGATGGAACAACTGGATCCATTCATTGGAAAAAGCACCTGAGCTCATCTGACCTCCTGGAAACACATATGCATTGGGAAAAAATTTGGTCCTCGTATTCTGTTGTAACATAAGCAAGGTATAATTATTTCCCGTCTTCTCCAAGCATTTGTGAGGTAGATTCCTTCCTTGTGGTTGTTGACAGGTTTGCATATTTGTAGCACTTTTACTCAAATCGTGCATTCGGATACCTGCAGCCAGGATCACAGCCGCTGattccttccaatattttaagTCTCTATTCATCTTTGCTGCAATAGATACAACTTTTTTAGTTCATCGTTACCATGGTTCTATCACTAATTCCGGTTCTACTATAACCGGTTTCCTCCGTGTTCTCTAATGTGAACTAACAACTGCAGTGTTCTTTGACTGGAACCAGCAACCTTATGCTTTAAGG encodes the following:
- the LOC140210482 gene encoding acyl-coenzyme A diphosphatase NUDT19-like, which encodes MNRDLKYWKESAAVILAAGIRMHDLSKSATNMQTCQQPQGRNLPHKCLEKTGNNYTLLMLQQNTRTKFFPNAYVFPGGQMSSGAFSNEWIQLFHPFCQSPNFKLDAVKQTARRSPIFATDRRKLRSQIPGEVAFHICAIRETFEETGVLLVKPNHSDKDLINCGIIQLTQYSQNKLASWRPLVRENAANFIKLCKELDCLPNIWALKEWSNWLTPTFQRRRFDTAFFICCLEEIPFTVHDGREIISHSWMTPIEAIEHYQSEKLYVPPPQWYEIGRLCRFHCLQGLQRFSQDRSVEGCERWLSVRLMASDGFAALYPGDELHPENPDFTGETEINLTSSKSLEEIRLEVTRLHRAECRNPYNCTLYVNIEPRYKHVHPLTIQSSQ